The genomic interval ACCCTCCTCACTGTAAGCTCATCATCTGGGAGTCATTCCCTCCTTGACACGTTGCTGCACGTCCAACGGGGAGCATGAAGAGCTTTGCCTCTTTCTCTGACAGAGGCAATCTGGGCAAAGATGGAAAAGGAGGACTGCAGAGCCAAGAGCAAATTGTCTGAAATACGTGGTGGTTCTGCATTCCTTAATTGGCAATTTCAGCTTTATAACCCACTCAGCATTGCTGTACCTTTAATAGCAACAAAGAGCTTGATGTCGAAAGTGTAGGGTTCTTTATCCTGAAGGTAGGGCAGTGGCTTGGGATCCTAAAAGCATATAAAAGGCATCACAAtctaaacaaacagaaaggaaaaattctaCAAGCCATCCCAGTGACTTTTTGTTTaaccagcctgtgctgcacacCCCATTTACTTCACTGTTGTTACTGCTCAGATTATTGCTTTGCTTGCTCTCATGCACGCACTTTCAAAGATCTTTCTGAACAGATGTGATACCCATATAATCCAATTCAGTTTGCTGCATGTGGGCACCACCATTACGGCACGGACGTTAAtccaaaacaaatacagtgCTAGCATACCTTTGCTCTGTGCCTGCACAGAGAAGAAGGTGAGTTCTCTGCAAGACTCTTTATTATCTTTTTCAATTTTAACTAAACCTCTACATAATGCAGACAACTGGAAATACTTGAACAAAGTGTTTTGGCTTGAGTCCACTCTCTCTCCACTGCTTGCTGGATGCTAAGTGCTACCCAATGCTAACAAGAAGCTCTCTGATCAGTTTATTTTCCAGGTGTTTTAAAGGAGATGATTTTTCTGCCCTGCTCAAGCAAGCAGGATGACAGCTCAGGGCACCATGTGCCAGCACCAGTGACAATCAATGAGCATTTAATCTCAGAGGGCCCAGGGTGCCTTCACATGTTTGGAAGCAGGATCACGCTTGTAAACTCTATGAAGAAAGTGCTTGGCTTTGGTACAGCTCAGTGATTTCTACTGATGGGACCTACCAGTTCTGCTGAGATTTTTCTagcactgcttttcctttatttcagcCCTTTCTCTTGCTAACCTGGACAGGGTTTGGCAACACAAATGGCATGAGAGCTTCCATGGTAACAACCCAAGGAGAGATGGTTGTGCCAAAGCTCTTGCTCAGGAATGGACCCAGAGGAACGTATTCCCATTTCTGGATGTCGCGGGCTAGGAagagaaaattcaaagcaatGCTGTTAAACATATCCTAGGAGTTGCGCAGCCATCACACCTGTGAAAGAGCAACACGGACTGGAAACGTTATCACCACCCTTTTCTAGCCATTGTGCCTAAATCCTGATTTAAATCCATCCTTTTCAGACTCTCAGACCAATTTTCTTAGACCAGCTGGATTAGGAAGAAGTcagcaataattaaaacaagTCAGGCCATCCCCATATAACCAGTATTTTTATCCCCAGTTTAGTTAATGCTTTTACACCCAGCTAATGGTTCATGCCAGTCATAGGGCCAGTTTCAACTAGTTAAATCTATGCAGAGACTGAGGGATTTGTGATTGCCAAATTCTTTTCCTACTCCTGCCATTGAAATCAACCCTCTGTTGGAATCACCATCCTTAGGGCTGCTCCATCTCTGCCCAGAAGAAACTAGACTGATATTAGCTCTTTCATAAGTAAATAAATCTTCATTAGGCAGCAATTTCTGGTTCTACCGATTGATTTAAGATGGATTGAGATAGAGCCTGAGAAATGCagacagcatttcattttcatgcctTTCAACTGTACCCAGTGGTTTCAATGATCACTATTCTACTATTAAAATGTATAATTTCTCCCTAGCTAAGGTTTCCCGTGACACTGTAACCCCCTCTCCAGGCAGACTCCCGCAGCACCGGTTACCGCTCCAGTCATTCATAAGGACCATCCCAAAGATGTGCTCCTGGGCTCTGCTGATAGGAATTGGCTCCCCATGCCTGTTTCCAGGACCTACAAAGAACGCCTGAAATTGAAAAGCAATATGTTGGTTAAGGAAGTTTTTGAAGCTAAAAATCTTTACTGCACAGAGGGTTACACGCACAAGCAACAGAGGCTGGACAGGATGGGATTTTGCATCATTTCCCGTACACAATTAGACAAAACCTATGGCCTactccctctttcttcccctccatgAAGCTGGCAGGCTTGAAATACTTAAGAGCACAGTGTTGCTAAGAGACAGTCATTAAACAAGGGCATGATGTTGTCAAAACGCAGGAGCAAAAATGGTCCCTCCTAATTACAATCTGGATGCAGAACAGGTTTGCCCGCTGAAGTGACTCTGCTGCAGACAGTGAACAGGAAAGAGTTTAGAGTCATCCAAGGGAATGCCGAATGCAGCTGGAGCCTGTCATGACagtggggaagaggaggcaggTAGAAAAATGTGCCCACTAAGTAAAACGGGTCATGAGCTGCGTGCCTGCACTTGCTCCCTTAGAAAATGTACAGCCTGAGCGTGTAGCAGAGAATTCTACAGGGAATCTCAGTTGTCACTTTCTGCCAACAATATGGaaggtttttcttccaaagccTTCATCAGTCTAAATCTGCTCTCACAGCAGCCAGCGGTAAAACTCAGGCTGCAAAGCAGAGGTATAACAGCACTTTGTGTACCCCACTTTATGGGACTGCCTCCCACTTCATACCATTGATCTGCAAAGCATACAGCATTAAAGGCTTTTGGTCCATTTTTGGTACCATTTCCCTTAATATTAGacttcttccactttttttttttaaggggagaggtggggaaTAAATTGTATAAGAGTTATATAAGTCATATAAATCATAATGAACAATCCTATAAAACTCTCCCTTCTGGACCACACTAAGCCACAAGAAGGTGCAGCTTACAGGGATGTTTTGTTACAACACCCACAGCACAGGTTTCAACTTTCCAGCCAGAAGAATAAGGAGTTTGAATTGCACTCCCAAGAACACTTCCTCTGCTCTAGACTCAAGGCGCAGACAGCCTGTACTTCCAAAATCCCCAGCATCCATTAAAAGACCCTGGCTGCAGTGCAGAGGTAACTGCTAACCAGATAACAGGCTGTCGTGTCTGATAAAAAGAATTGTGCCTGCCTGCTTCCAGACAGCTGCACTAGTGCTCAGGTTTGGCCAGACGAGCTGTTTCCAGCCTGAAAGTTATATTAGCAAACCACTCAATGAGCTACTGCGCCCTGCAACTTCTTGGAAGGGAAGGTTTCCCCCCTAGAAATCTTTATGGCCTGCTGCATAGACTGCTCAGAGGGAAACACAGGAATGGACCTTATGAGACATCCATTTTAGGAGAAGCTAAACCTACCTGTttctattttaatgtttttcaagtggtagggaaaaaaagctccATCTTACCATTTCTAACTCAATATCCAGACGCTTACAAGCACCAAACACTGGAGGTTTATCTGTGGGTAGAAGAAAGAGTATTTTACGACAGGGAGGCAGGTAGGGAAATAAAAGTAACAGCCAGAAGAAACAGAGCAGCTGATGCTGCCTGGCTTGCAAATACAAGATGGACTTAACTCAGGACTTTCTCTTGCCCTGACCCCAGGCTGGGCTTTAGACAAGGCATCCCACACCCTTCGTCTCCACTATTCTGtgatgtggaagaaaaattaaaaaaaaaaaaaaaaaaaaaaaaaaaagccaccgCCACATTAAAAGCCTACCATGGACTCACCATTGTCAGGTCTCATTTGCCCCACAGGTCTCCGGATTGGTGTCCCCGACACCACAACGGACGATGCCCGGCCATGATAACCGACAGGTAAGTGCAGCCTTGTGAAAGAGCATCACAGAGTGTGGGTTAGCCATGTAACCATCACCATCCAGAGCAGCTTTTCAGGGTAGAAGCACCACGGGGGTGCAAGGTACGAGGAAAGCGCTCCGCATAGATGGACACTGACATTTGCACCTTACTTGCTCTGAGATAAAGACATGAACAAACTATAATCCAAAGCCATGTGGCTGTGTTAATGCACTTCTGTGCCACTGCTCCACTTAATTCCTTGGAGCTTAAACCCTGCTCTCTTGTTATTCAGCAAAAAACAATTTCTTAGCTACATCTGTCTTTGAACCAGAGGGATGCATTGTAATCAGTGCGGCTGCTGCAAGAAATGCAGTGCAGATTCAGCTAAGGCTGGGAAAAGTGGTTTTCACTTGTGCTATTGAACTCTTGACAGTACAGAGTCTCATCTGCTATGAactgaaatcagtattttgctGAAAGGCTCCTcagatctttaaaaaattatatacgTACAGATAAGCATGCAAAATAATGCTGCACCAGAGAAAAACCTGAACTACCCACCAGTTAGGCATCAAAGCGTTCTCCTTCCCCCTGAACATGATGCCAACATTTGTGGCATGTTGGCGTGAAGAATAGAAGTCAGTGTAATCTCCTGCATGGAAAGAAGCCCATAAAATAGTGATCAATGGTAGGAAAGTCCCTCATCTGCTGGGGCTAAAGCACAGAGTATGCTGCTGGCaatgaaaagagcagaaaatgagaCAGTCAGAGCACTAAGCAGAGGCATGTAGCAACATTTAATACTATTAGCACATGGATGTAATTAATAGCATAAAGGTGATGTTTAGCAGTTAACCTATAAATTTTGCATACAAAACCGGCCTTTTTTTTGAAGCCTCCAGtagagaagggggggggggggggaagcgcaAGGACGtaaagcagcaggcagccagctTTCCAGAGGCAAGCCAAATCCCCCTGCTCTTTTTGTCTTGCCAGTGGTACCCAGGTGGAGAGAATCGGCTCATACTCAGGACATCTGCTGCCCTCTGCTGCCATCCCTGGCAAACAGCTCCCCACCTTTCAGATTACAGAGAAATCAGAGGGTTTAGGGGAAAAAACTCAACTTGGGAGGGGGCATTTACACTACATTAAGTTGTTTTGCAAGTTCAGCAAGTTATCTTGCAGCCCCAGCAGAGGATACAGCCAGTGCTTGCTCTCAGGACAAGCACGAATCATGCACAGGAGAGGGCTGAACGTAAGTGTAGTGGAAACCTAAATAACTTGCAGCTGCGCGATACAGCCAATGTCATGCTACCAGGGCAGTGCTCTCATTCACAGCACTCACAATTGCTAGGAGCCAGCAATTTTTTGACTAGACATATTCAACCTGAAACTATTTTCAGGAAGGTATCACATCTATGGAAACTCCTTACGGTTCCTTTGGGCTAGGCTAGCCTCTGTCCCAAACCAGGGCTGTGCCCCATGAGAGCCAAAAgtccagcaggagcagggcttggCTGGGAAATGGGCGAGTTCACATCCCTGCTCCTGTGAAGGTCATAACCCTCGAGTGATTTTTGATCAAGTTGGTTTGGGTCCTAATataaatttctgttaaaaacaggaaaatatttatatatctatTTGGATACACTAATTCCAAAGCAGTCCATGGCCTCATGGGAGTGGAGGTAAGATTTGGGATGCAGAGTAATAGTCCGGGAGCAGACACTCATGCTTGTTTATGAGGCTATGCTGGAGTACTTGCCTTGCAAAACTTTGGAagatctgaattattttctgatagCATATGGGGAATATGTTGGAAACTGAACAAGCGTTTCTTCCCTGGCCCTAGTCACAAAGGCCTCTGGTGACACCACTCTGATCACAAGAGTTAGGTAGCACCAGACAACCCTGATTTAGTGAAAGTTGCATCCAGGAATTTTCTGGCTGCTATTGAGCTTCCGCAGGCTTTTATTCTTGTGCCACAGACAGCACCTACCTTTCATTACGTACAATAATCTACTTCTGGCTTCTGCAAAACCCATTCCCTGTCACAGCTTATGATCTGTCTGTCTGAGCAAGCTGGAAGAAAGCAGCTTCTCCAGGCAAGAGCAAAGGGCAGCGCTGAGCAGCCCTCAGCTGCGGCAGACTCACCGATGCTGGCCGGCAGGTGCATCACCGCAGAAGCTTGAGGTACAAatgctctgaaatgaaaaatgacgACTTCAGCTCTCAGAAAACTTGCAGCTCCAGCCTGTAAGTGGTTTATACGCATGTAAGAGGCTGACTCTCTCTCCTAGCTCCttccttaatttattttgcaaaaccttgcagcaaaaaaaacctcGCAGAAACCAAGCTGCTGTTGCTGGGATGGTTACGACCGAAAGGAGCATCCATCAGCGTGtgagtgggaagggagggatgcTTGAGGTGAGCCAGCTGGTTTCCCCAGAGGCACAGAGAAACACCCCATGCCCACGCACACAGCTGAGCAGGTCACCGCTGCCCCTGCTGCGTGGAAAGGATGATTTTACAGGATGTAGCTCCCAGGGTGCCCAATTTGAACCGCTGGGCCTGCTCAGGGAAGGTCCCTGTGTCAAGCAGCGGTTCAACCCCTCTCCCGCACGCGTGTGCCTAAATCGCTCCGGCAAGACAGGGAGGCACAGCTCCTGCTTGCTGCCGGGGCAGGCGCTCGCAGCGTTTAAAGCATCACTCCGGACAAACAAGAAGGCGTGTGATTAACGGGGGGACACATTTTCCATCGGTGCGGCACAGAGCGGAGCACAGTCCTCCCCTCCCGCTCCTACACCAGTGCGCTGCCCCGTATCTGAAGCCAATTTGCGACAACAGATTTGGTTTTAGCGAAGTCGGGCGGTTTCTGAGGAGCAATTGGACGGGTCTCCCCATGCCAGAAGATGCTCCAGGCgggacaggcagggcagtgctgggggaggtgggagaggtGGAGTGGAGACCCTTGCAGCCGCGTCTTCACCGAAGGCCGTGGCGGAGGGGACGGGGTCAGCGGGCCAGCCTGGCCCCACGCCTGCCCCCCGGgcagcccagctcagccctccacggagaggcagcagctctgggcacACCCCAGGGAAGATCTCGGTGTTCCCAGGTGGAGGGTGACTCCCCGGATCTGCGGGCAGCTGAAGGATTAATCAGAGACTTAATTAAGAGAGGGAAGATCTCAACGTGCTCAAATGCCCGTTAATTCCCACGTAGGTGGCAGGGGGCCATGTCCAGACCTTCGATTTTGGTGCCAAGGAGCGATCCGGGTGACAGAGGGCACAGCTGAAAGGTCACCTCCGCGCCCTCACCTCCTCCGCAGCTCCGCGTTGTCCCTCAGGGCCGGCTCGCCGGCTGACAGCAGCTTCTGGAGAAAAGCCCTCGCCTCCGTCCACGCCGCCCGGCCCAGCCCCATGAAGGCATTCAGGGTAGGCTGACAGGCGACACAGAGAGGTGGGGTGGCAGATGAAAGACCGCGTTTTGCTTAACCTTCACACGCACGGAAGATGTCCTGCATTTTCATCCCATGGTCAAACGCCTGCGGGACGGGGTTACGCAGCGGTGGCTGCCAGATCGCCCATCCTCCCCGTTCATAACTGCCTGCActcccaccctcccaccccaagTCCTCTGAAGCAGGACCTGCTGCGTGTTTGCATCATGCCCGTCCTAACGCGCTACTTGAGACCTTCGCGGCTTTGGTATCGCAACTAGCTGTAACCGGAGGTCATTTGTACTTAACTATACCCCTAACACAACCTGCCTGTCATTAAAAACCCATCTGATTCCTTGCCATGAAGTGCTGAAAGCACAAGAGGGATTGAAGTAAAGTTTAGGCTTTGTGTCAGACCCCTGCGTTGCCAAAGTTTGATGAAACTTTCAGCAAAAACGTTCTTCAGACCCCCGATGCTTCTGCTCTCCTTGCTATTGCAGGTGTGATGAGTTTCCCCTGTAAGCAGAGCCCGCCTGACGACACATTTCCAGTTCATGTGCATTACCTCGCCACAAGTTGTTAAAATCGCTTATggaataatatttctaaaatgtgcATGGAAATTAGAACAACAGACTGATAAATACCTGGTCAAAGACATGCTGATGTTTGGCAAGAGCTGGTCCTTTGAACAGATGTTTAATGACGCTGAGATCCAAAATCTGGTCTCCAATCGCTACCCCGAGCCTGTGCCTAGGCTGCAAAGCAgcgagaggaggaggggaagagaagaagagtTTATGCTTGTACTCACAAATCCTCCAGACGGGTCATGGGGGAAGACAGTGACCACAGAGAGTTTAATCCATCAGGGACAAGGGTCTGATATCACAGCAACTGACCATTAAAAGCTAGTCGATGAGACTGGCTGCTGAAAAATGTTAAGACCTAGAGGCAGAGCATCATTGCAGACTCCCTGCAGACCttgaggggtgggagggagcccTCTCCTCATCCCCATCTTTTGGAGGAAGGATAGGCCAACAAGCAGAggtttctttccctgctccatTTCCCCCAGGTATTTGCCCACCCCTCATAAACGACAAGCATTGCAGAGTAAGTCCATGCATCTGAAATACGCTGTGAAGTAGGAAAATGCTATTCCTCCTACAGGTGGGGAACTGAAGCATAGGCGTGCTATGGGCAGGATTGATCTCATCCCTATGACCATGTAATTGGAGAGAGAAACGGGCATTTCTGCACCACAGCTCCTCCCCAGAAGACGAAGGGTGCTCTGGACTCCACTGACGATATCGGGAACACAGTGCATCTTGCTCAGCCACATCAGTTCTGTACCACGTTGAACGAGGCTGCCTGCCCTACAGAACCCACCCTCACGCCACGCAAGGAGCCCACGACTTGCATGCAAACCCTAGTCTAGATCCTTGCTACAGGAACAGCTTCCCACATGTACGGTAGATTGTGGCTGCAGTCGCCGGACAGATGCAACCCAAGACACAAAGCCCCTGTTCATCCACCGCAGCTCTCGCAGGGCTGGCGCCAAGCGCGTGCGGAGCCGGCGGCGACGGCGGGGGAGCAGCGCGGACGATCCCACTgcatctctgctgcagctgtacGGGGGGGTATAAAAATGCTGCAGCGTTCAAAGACAAATTTCCATTATTGGTGGCTTTAGGCAAATAAAGGCAAACTGGTTATAGTCATTACGAAAACTAGCTTACCCAAAGGGAATAACCATCTATGAAAATCCACGCTATTAAACCTCTTTTTTAACCTTTAATTTCTAAACAAGATTCCAGATGTGATAATAACAACTATTTATTCAGCAAAcattcctgcagaaaaaaactaaaGGCCATGTCAGGTTAATTTGTAACTGGGATAGTCAGTAATGACGTCAACTGCTTTAGCTTGAAATCATTAAAACATTGGGCTACTTTTAGAACATTATTTTCCTAAATAATTTCCACAAGTCCTTGCCTGTCCTTTCATAGGATTTGAGTGAAGACGTTTTTGTCAGAGAACAGTTactggagaaggcagaaaaataatccaaactTGCTAGataaaaacacacacatctaGGAAGAGATTAAATGAACCATCTCGGTTTTATCTTTGGAAAATACCACATCAGAAAACACAATCTTCAggtttaaattctttttctttaaacctgcATGGATAAGCCGAGACAGCAGCAACCAGGAGATAATCATGAAGTTTCCGTGAACAATGATAAATAAatcctctcctttttccttctgagatgTGGCTCTTGGCttgtttccctttctccagGAGGACACGGCTCTGGGGCTCCGTCCCGTCAGGCACTCGGAGGTGTGAGGTTCAGCCTAGCTGAGCTCAGTTCTCATGAAAATGGGAATTGGGAGCTACTTCCTTGGGAGAAAGGTTGAACTGTTGTTTCTTATGTGATTATAAAATATAAGGCCTGAAAATGGCTTAATCTGTAGCCTCGGGGCACAGCTTTAAACGTAACACACTTTTACATCTTTAATGCATCATTACATAAATGTATGGCCAAAAACACAACAGGTcagctgaaaagacagaaatgaaatgtattttgtgcCCTGGTTTAATGTTTTTGCAGCCACCAAACAAACTCACCAAGAACAGGCTCTTAACAGACCAGAAGAC from Aquila chrysaetos chrysaetos chromosome 5, bAquChr1.4, whole genome shotgun sequence carries:
- the FAH gene encoding fumarylacetoacetase, producing MSFIQVDKDSDFPLQNLPYGVFSTKEEPRHRLGVAIGDQILDLSVIKHLFKGPALAKHQHVFDQPTLNAFMGLGRAAWTEARAFLQKLLSAGEPALRDNAELRRRAFVPQASAVMHLPASIGDYTDFYSSRQHATNVGIMFRGKENALMPNWLHLPVGYHGRASSVVVSGTPIRRPVGQMRPDNDKPPVFGACKRLDIELEMAFFVGPGNRHGEPIPISRAQEHIFGMVLMNDWSARDIQKWEYVPLGPFLSKSFGTTISPWVVTMEALMPFVLPNPVQDPKPLPYLQDKEPYTFDIKLFVAIKGEGMNMPTTICRSNFKHMYWTMKQQLAHHSINGCNLRPGDLLASGTISGPEPESFGSMLELSWNGTKEIPLGSGQSRKFLQDGDEIILTGYCQGNGFRVGFGQCSGKILPALSDP